The Oryza glaberrima chromosome 5, OglaRS2, whole genome shotgun sequence DNA segment AAGCGCGTAGAATAGTAAATTTATCCAACTTTTTATTCAGTATATGTACTATTTCAGACCATTCAAAAATCAGTTCCCAAATTAATTTAATAACTTCTAGGTCTAGTTTCTAACTATCAACCCTACTACTACatgctgcattttttttttaaaaaaaaaactttggagaACTGGACAGATCACATCAGAATTGGATCAGACCAGATCCATAATGATTCTATGGGCAGATATATTTCTTACGAgtatgatatatcatatatatctaGCATTCTAAAATGAAAAAGAGAGATGGGCTCCTCATAGCTGGATGAAAATgactagcattgaatatattttaggtGAAATGAGGTCCCTCTAGCATTCATCGACAGATGGTTACACCATCAATCCATCATCATGTACCAGACTTCATTTTCTGAAACTATATAGTCCATCTGTCATTATTCAGGAATGGCGACATCCATCTATCTGTTCATCATTACAAACTAAGCATGGAAAAAATGCTGACAAGGAGGGAGGAAAGGTATATAATTAAGTTCTTGTCATATAAACAAGACTTGTGTAAAATTTTGGAACAGCTTTTCTAGAGGAATTTTACAGGTAGAATTCATAATATCAACCCCAGAGGTTAAAGTATAAGAAATATATTCATAATATCAACCCTTATACCACAAACATCCAGTCATACTTTTTAGTGTGAAGTCCAAATTTCCTATGCTTTTCAGCTTGTCAAGCAGACAAGAGGAGAACAAAATGCGGTTGAGTTATCAATTCATGAAAAGCACTGGGGACTTGCCTCACTTTTGTTCATACATCAAGTCAGGTGATATTGAATATATCCATTAGAATCGGTGAAATGAAGAAAGAAGCATTGACATTCGCATAAAAAACAGGTACACCTggaaattttccaagaaaaTCAATCTCAGTATCCTCAGTTGTTCACAGAGCAGTCGGGTTTAATTGGACATTTATCTTCTCAAACAGAGAAATGTCCATCACTAGAGAGTACACCATTAAAGAATCACAAGTTCATCCTCAAACCAATAACTATTAATTACAGACTTGAGCACAAGGGGCttacaaatataacaaaatGCCCTGCACATAACCCATACAAGCTAACAATGAAATGAACCGAAGTACATTCGAAATTCTGAACGCATGTCATATTATGTCATGGTGGGTGCTACCAAGGGAGCAGATGCAGGAAGAACAGAGAAACCAATGTCTCCGGTTACTGGACGGAATGACGCGTTTCTCTCTAGGTTCTCCCATATAAGCTTTCTCCGCTCCTCAGATGCAGCTcgcttttcttcctcctcttggaAATTCCTCTGACAAGTTAACAACAGTCCCTCATCCATTTCAAGGAACATTTTCCGGACGTTCATTGTTACATTTAGAACTGATTGGTTCCAGTGCCAACGAGTGTTCCTTTCCAGCGCTGGATATATGATCGGCATAATAGTTTGGCGATTTTGGGAGATCAAATCAAACAAGTGCTCATTGTTCCACAGGAATAGTGCCCTCTCAGCAACCTGTTAACAAGGATGAAAAATTGCTCTTGAGTTTCCATGCTACTCAACACCGTGtgcaaattataaaaaattgcatatgaCAAACAACTAATAAGATTTTCCATTGATCCTTTGCCCATATCATTGGATGGCGCATACAAGTACTAGGTTGATCTAAGGCCTCGTATAGCCATAAAAACTCACACCAGTGTTACCTGGCATGAATATGAACAGGGCTACACTTATCTCTACTTCTCAAGCCTCATATAGTCCAACAACAAACTTCTCCAatgaagagaaaaaggagacaAGTATTGTATCCATTAAGCTTTCTAAAATATCCTTCTGCTATATCCAGCATATGTGTTCTTTGTGAACTACACGGCAAAATTTTCATCACAGAAAATGAGTAGAACAGTTTCAGAACCTGGgattaaacaatattatatgAAATGCTCAGCTGACAAGTTCAATCATCTATACCCTTCTTTCCAGTTAAGTTTCTTGTTTCTTCCCTCTAGCTAGCAACCGtgaccaaaaacaaaaaaactttTGTATTGTTGATTGGTTGATTCATATTATAGAGTTCATTGTCAGTTATGTAGTTTGGATGTTCCAACTCAGGTACTCTACATTATGCTATGTCTTCCTTACAAACCAGTCACTAGTGTTTTTTTTACACCATATTACCCTGTGCtaccacagaaaaaaaatggagccaGCTTGGAAGTTTCACAGATGCAAAGGGCAGGATGTTTGAGGTGATGTATTAATTTTGATAAGCTTCTAATTATTCAAATACAACATGGAGTGTTTGCTGCTTATTACCAAGATAACATGAACTCCCACCTCCACAAGTCATGCAAAGAGATGGTGGAAAACTAAGCAAAAAGAAGTAGGTTGTTTCTAATCTTGTAAGACCATGTGAAGGGCCTTACAAAGGGAACTCTTTGTGCATACAACACAAACTGTCAAAATAATTGACATAAAATGCAGTGCTTGTTTAGGAATACCAATGCTACAGGGAAAAAAATCCTGATCCTGAAATGAATTAACTCCCCAAATTATAAAACATGTGCATTGACGACTTCTCAGCCTTTTTTATCACCTAAGCTAGATACTTGTTGCAGTGATGCGTCAGAACAATATTGAGTAGGCTCTAAAACAGTGAGCACTGGTTGACTAATGGATGTTTCAAACTGGAAGTCCAGGAACAGATTTTACCTGAAAGTGTGAGCTATTTAGACAGTGTGCAATCCTTCGAAACAGCGGAACCATGCACTTCTGGAACTCAGCCATTTCTGTCAATTCCAGCACCTCCTCCAACTCCCCAAGGAACATCATCTCCTTCTGACTGTTCGTCACTGGCCAGTACTTCAGTAGGCCTCTGATTACAGTCCCCGCGAGCTTTGGTTCCTTCTCGATGAATTGTATAATACAATACGTCAATTGCGGGAGATACACGCCCACCGTTTTCGGTTTGTGAAGAGGAACTAACGCCTTCCACAGGAACAACTTATGCTCCTCCTTCAATGGCTTCGCGAACCCACTAATCACACTCCCAAACACCTCCAACAGCTCAGCAATCCCATTGTGGCGATCGGTCTCGAACACGAACCTATAGAAGATATTGCTCACCGCCTTGCGGATGAAAGGCCGGTTGCCCATGAATTTGCCGTATATCCTATGCAAGACTGTCTTCAAGCATTCCCTTTCTCTCGGATCATCGGAATCGAACAAGTCGAGCAACCTAGACACAAAAGAATTGTCCATGTACTTGCGAGCAATCTTGACGTCGACGACTGGGGACATGACGAAGCGGAGGAGCAGCTCATAAACGGCCTGCAGGTGGTACCATGAGGGATCGAAGAAGGGCTCGTCTtcgtcggcctccgccgccccggcggcgccggacCGGACCTTGGGCGGGAACACCCTGAAGAGGTTGATGGCGAACATGCGGACGCAGCCGGAGATCATCGCCTCGGTGAGGggctcctcggcggcgccgacgcagTCGACGAGGGACACGAGCACCTGccgcttcctctccctctccggcgaGTCCCTCCCGCGctctgcggcggcagcggcggcggcggaggagaagtcGAACACGACGCAGCAGACGTTCAGCTTCCGGAGGAACACGTCCTCCCTGGTCTCcccctccgctcctcctcctcctcctgcggcggccgcgggcggcgcgggaggcTCCCCATTCCCGGCGCccttcgacggcggcgacttggccgtcggcgagccgccgccgccgccgccgccggatttcGGCGCCTTCCACGAGATCTTGCCGAGAAACTGCTTCCACATGGCTCCCAACCCACTCCAATCAAACACCCatccctctcaaaaaaaaaaaaatccacaaccaccaaCCAAGAAACCAAAAGCCCAAatcttgcaaagttgcaaaggCAAAGAACCCGTCTTGCCACCCACGCAAGCGCTGTGTTGTGCCCGCCGCAGCGCCTCAGATCCGGGGGCGGGATGTTGGGGAGGGCGAGGGCGCCATGGATGGGATCtcgaggtggggaggaggaggagagggggggggggggggggggcaaaaaGCTGAGAGCTTTTTGGCGTTTAGGGCGGATTGGGAGTGAAGAGGAGGGAGTTTACAGCTGTGTTTTGCTTGGCCATCTCACCTGAGGAAGAGGATGAAggattggagagagagagagaga contains these protein-coding regions:
- the LOC127774371 gene encoding serine/threonine protein phosphatase 2A 57 kDa regulatory subunit B' kappa isoform-like, with product MWKQFLGKISWKAPKSGGGGGGGSPTAKSPPSKGAGNGEPPAPPAAAAGGGGGAEGETREDVFLRKLNVCCVVFDFSSAAAAAAAERGRDSPERERKRQVLVSLVDCVGAAEEPLTEAMISGCVRMFAINLFRVFPPKVRSGAAGAAEADEDEPFFDPSWYHLQAVYELLLRFVMSPVVDVKIARKYMDNSFVSRLLDLFDSDDPRERECLKTVLHRIYGKFMGNRPFIRKAVSNIFYRFVFETDRHNGIAELLEVFGSVISGFAKPLKEEHKLFLWKALVPLHKPKTVGVYLPQLTYCIIQFIEKEPKLAGTVIRGLLKYWPVTNSQKEMMFLGELEEVLELTEMAEFQKCMVPLFRRIAHCLNSSHFQVAERALFLWNNEHLFDLISQNRQTIMPIIYPALERNTRWHWNQSVLNVTMNVRKMFLEMDEGLLLTCQRNFQEEEEKRAASEERRKLIWENLERNASFRPVTGDIGFSVLPASAPLVAPTMT